In Monodelphis domestica isolate mMonDom1 chromosome 1, mMonDom1.pri, whole genome shotgun sequence, the sequence AGAGGTCAAATGCTTTGCCTTCCATCACGCAGCTAGTGTCGGGGCTGGAGGGTTCAAGCTCAgttgtcctgactccaagtctgggtCTATTCAGCACACCTGGTGGCCTCTCCCCAAGAATATCATTAAAATTACCTTGAGCGTGGCCCCCAGGGAGCGCAGCCCGGTGGAGTGGCGGGCCAGTTTGAGTACCCGAAAGATTCTCATGAGCCGGAAGACCTGCACCACCTTGCCCAGGCTGCCCAGGTTTGAGGATCGGCCCAGCATGGTACTCACAAGCAGCGTGAGGTAGAAGGGAAGAACGGAAACGATGTCGATGAGGTTGAGCGGATGCCGGAAGAATCGGGGCAGACTGGGGGCCAGCAACAGGCGGGAGGCCACCTCGAAGCTAAACCAGGCAATGCAGAAGTATTCGAGGCACTGCAAGACCGTAGGGGGCTCGGTCACGTCCTCATCTTGATCCTGGTGGTCGGGCATGCTATGGATGCACATGGCCGCGATGGAGACGAGCACCACGCCGATGGAGACACAGCTGAAGAGCTTGCTGGGCAGCGAGTAGCCCGGGTTCTCCATGGTCAACCAGAGACGCTTCCGCAGCTGGCCGCAGCGCACCGCGCGGTAACGCTGCAGGTCCTGGTTGAAGTCGGAAATTTCATCGGGCGACGTGTCCACGCTGCTCACGTCGCTCTCCTCGTCCCAGCTACGCCTGTGGCGCTCGAGCCGCCGCTCGTGGTAGCGACCACTGCAGCAGGCGGCCAGAAAGCAGTCGCCCAGCCCCCAGTACTCGGCCTCCTGGCCAAAGGCGAAGACACACAGCTCCTCCAGCACGTGCAGCCGGCCGGTGCGGTAGAAGTGGAGCAGACACAGGAAGAAGCCCGGGTGCCGGTCAAAGTAGAACTCGCGCTTGTTAGGGTCGTAGTCGTCGCAGAGCTGACGAGCCTGCTCCTCCGATGCCGCGGCCTGCAGACGGCCGAGCCGGGTGTCGGGAAACTGAGCCAGCGCCCGGGGGCTCAGGCGGCGCCGTACCCCGCCCACATTCACGTTGAGCGCTTCCCCCGGGAGCCCTGGCCTCCAGCGGCCGCTGGGAGATTCGCTGACCATGGTGGGCCCGGAGCGTCTTGCCGCCTGtgcctagagatgagaaaagaaaggcaaagtcTATGTCTGGGGAAAGCCTTTGGGGAAGCAGCGAAGACTCCCGCTTCTCCTTATACGTGAGGGGCTTTCCTCCATcctccatcaccaccaccactacgttctccattctccttttctctctctctctctctctctctctctctctctctctctctctctctctctctctctctctctctctctctctctctctctctctctctctctctctctctcttcccccctcccccctccccccccacagcTTTCTACCATAATCCTCGCATGAGATAGCAAGATCTAGTACTAAGCAGGACCTACAAGGTTGTCTTGTTGGACCCTTTGAAAGTTTTGTAGATGGAACAATAGACCCAGAGGTTATGTGTCTAGTGTCAAAACTGTGATTCGAACCGAAGTCCGTTAATTCCAAATCTAATGCTCTTCACTCAGTTGGACGCTGGAGGGAAAGCAGGGAGCCCGAGGTGAAAGAGGTCAGGAAGATTGGGTGTCCATCCCTCTCCCCTCACCCTAGAAATCTCAATGACTTTCTCCCGAAGTCTGTCTGGGCTACTTGTGAAGGGAAGGGAATTCCCGAGCCGAAAGGAACTGAAATCCCAGCCATTCAAACTTCCCACTGCAGCTCTAGCCACCTCCCCCTTCCAGGCGCTCCACCTGTACCGTCGGAGATTTTCTATTGCCACATAGGCGATGTGTGGCCCCAAGACCCTGGCCCGGATCTCCCCTGCACCCCTGCACCCCATGGGACGAGACGGCTTAGCCTGGGGCAAGCCGCCTCCCTAAGTGCTGCCCGGGTTGCGGGAGCCGGCGCCCCTTACCGCTGTCCAAACCGGAGCACCCGCCTCACTGCCTCGCCCTTGACATTGGGAACTTCCCAAGAGCGGCGTGCAGTCTCCTCGCCTTTGGCTGGTTCCAGGCAAACACAGAACCCTGTTCTCCCCGTTTATATTTGTGTGCTCCCTGCGAGGTGAGGGCACCCCGACTTTGCTAAGGGGAGATGGGATACTCGGCGCCTCCTTGTGAGCTATGGCTAGGGCTGCTTCAGTCTCTTCCTTAGGTTGAGCTGAGCTCGAGCCCCGCCTCCTCAAGCCGGGAAGCCGAGCTCGCCTTCTTAATGGACTCTCCGGCCGCTGCGTAAACCAAGTGCCCCCCCACTTCTCCACCCCCCGGGCCGGGCAGCAAGGAGGTAaagggggagtgggaggggaagggcAGCCCGCGCCGGGGCCGCATCGATTGCTGCTGGTTAAGAAGCTGcgggggaaggaagaaatgacagGAGGGAGTCAGGCGGCTTCTATTTCTGATTTGGCCAGAGCTGAGAGGAGCGCTGGCTTCAGGAGGGATGTGACCAACACCTCCTGCCCACCAATGGTCTGTGACAGGGAAATCCGATGGTCAGGACCCCCTTAGGTCCAGAAATGCTAAATTCAAGCCAATTTCTCCATAATGAAGATCCTTGGCCAGGGGCTAGGAAATCTGGCCGTGGCTCCCTCCTGCCGTGGGTGAGGCATCCAGCAGGCCCAGAACACACTCTGTACCTTCCATAGGAAAATAATAGCTCCCTTCTATAGCTCGttacaatttacaaagcactttccttttaacagccctgggaggtaagtagtgcaagtatttttatccccattttacagataacagGAAACAGGCTTACAGGAGGGAAATGGCTTTctcagggtctcacaactagccAGCAGAGAACAGCCTCTTGAACCTCACATCCTAAGGCTCTGTCTGGTACAGCATGGATATCTTTCAAGGACACTAACCAATTTTCATCCTCCTGAGCTAAACATAACTTAGATGTTGTCCTTTGAAAACCTGTCTAAATTCTTTGACCATTTTATCCATTAGGGAATAACTTCTTGTCCTTATAAATTTAAATCTGCTCCATACATATCTTGGATATGAGACTTTTAACAGAAAAACTTGCTGTAAAGATTGTACCCCTGGTACTGTTCTCCTTTGATCTGTAATGTCACTGATTTGgcttgtgcaaaaaaaaaaaatcaacttttattTAATAGAAGGTGGACATTTTATGCTCTGtaatcctctctatctcttgtttggtcatggaTTCTTTCCCTTTGCTTAGATCcaaaagataatttcttccttgcttctatgatttgtttataATGCCTCCCTTTATGTCTGTCatgaatatattcaaaacaaaacataagGTGCCTGAGAGGAACGTAGGGGCTCTAGAAATTGGAGGTGAGCCTTGCAAAGTTGTGGAggcagaaagaaaatagaatgtgGAGTTCTAGGACTGCAAGCAGCCAGTTTGGCTGGGATGTCGGGTTCATGAAGGGAAGCCATGTAAAGGAGTTTGGAAAAGTAGGCTGGGGCCACAACGTGGAAGACTTTGGATGCCAGGCTGAGTAATTTCTGTTTTGTCCTAAAGGCAATAGAACTACCATGTTTTGTGAGCAGGAGTGTGACATTGTTTGACCTGTGCCTTGGGAATGTCAGTTTGGCAGCTGagaagaccaattaggaaactATTGCAAACTCCACCCTGAATTACTCCCAACTCCTCCATTCCAATTCATGTGCTGCTAAATGGAGCAGGAGGAAGTTGCCACACGATGCCTACTGAATACATTATAAATGCATGTTATCCAAGTTCAGTTGGGCTCTCATTGCAGCAGTGCAATCCTCCCTCATTGATTCCCTGCGTCAATCTTGAAAAAGCTTGAGTgatcctcttttctcttcaaaCCACCCCTACCCCGACCTTCCTCCCACTTTACCTCCTACCTGACAGAGAAAAATGAGGCTATTCAATGTGGGCTGCCTCTTCTCTTCATTTCAAAACCCCTTACCATTATCttcaattctcttcctttctttccccttttctctgacAATGAGATGACCCTCTTTCTGTGTGTATGCCTTTGACTTCACCCTCTCCTATCTCCTCCAGCAGACTAACTTTACTCATCCCTTCTTTCTAATGTTTCTCCCAATCTACTGCTTCCTTCCCTGGTGCCTTCAAATATCCACaatcttcctttaaaaaagatacaaatatCCCTCATCCTTTAAGAAAAGAGCCTTCACTAGACCCTACCTATAACCTATCAtagtagatttttttccctttctgagccaaACCTCCTAGAAAAAAGTGGTTTATCCTCCCTGCCTCCACTTCTCTCTTCAACCCTTTGTAGTCAACTGAcgctgctctctccaaagtttccAATAATCCTTTAACTAATAGAGTTGATGGTCTTTTTGTagtccttaaccttttttttttaacccttaccttctgtcttgattctaaggcagaagagtgataaggattaggcagttggggaaatattatttcatttgatcctcacaacagccatgTGAGGTAGatcttattattatcctcatttgacagtgagaaaatggaaaccaagagaggttaaatgacttgcccagggatacattgccagaaagtgtcagagaccagatttgaacaagatcctcctgattccagacctggtgttctattcactgtgctccCTTGATGCCCttgtcctcatccttcttgacataGTTGCTTCACTTGACATTATGGACCATTCTTTTCTCATAGGTTCTCTTCTCTGGGATTTCGTGACACTACTCTCTACTGGTTCTCCTTCTACTGTCTACCTACACCTTATTTTCTCTTGTCATTTCATCATCCAGAGCATGTTCTCCTAATGAACCAGGGGGCACAATAGATAGATCATCACACATGGAGTTCGGAaggcctccaacacttactaactgtatgaccctaggcaagtcatgtaacctctgttGGATTCCATTTCCTCAGTTgtcaaatagggataataaataataagaccTAACACATAGGGCTgatgtgaggaccaaatgagataatatctgtaatacCCTAACAcatttcttggcacatagtaggtactcaaacttctgtttccttccttcctaaatgtGGATGTTTCCCAAAGCTCTGCCCTAAGTCCCCTATTCTCTTTTTACATCCTCCCTCAGTGacctcatcattgtcattgaaTTAATTAAcacctctttgcagatgactcaCAAATCTATATCTCCAGCCTGTCTCTTTCTGCATTTAATGTTGCATCACACATCGCCGACTGGACATTTCCAATCATTTGTCCTAGAGACAATGTCAGcacatccaaaactgaactcattatctcccCTCACCAAGTTCtcccctctcaacttcctcatttccTTTGAAGGTGACGCCATTTTCCCAGTCTAAAGGATTCATTACCTTGTTATTTGGCtcgatctctttctctctctctttctctccctcatctcaCATTTCCagttagttgccaaatctttctctctctactcccACATCATTGTGAATGTGaccccttattttttttaaacccttaccttccgtcttggaatcaatactgtgtattggttccaaggcagaagagtagtaagggctaggcaatgggggttaagtgacttgtccagggtcaccccaccaggaagggtctgaggccaaatttgaacctaggtcctcccatctctagatctggctctcaggccactgagccacccagctgcccccagtctgATGTCTTCTCAAATGACCCCGCTACCACTTCTTGCCTAAATGGTTTGCCTCCTAATTGCCTCAAATGTTTCTCCACTCCAGCCCCTCTACTACACTGCTGGCAAAATGATTTTCCACAAAAGCAATTTGAACCATGTCATTCCCTTCCTCAATTAATTTCAGCGGTTCACTATTGTATCTTGAATCAAATACTTCAGACACATACTGGTGGTGTGACCTTGGCAAacaacttgcctcagtttccccatctgtaaaaattggGATAGTAACGGCACCTACCTCTTGAGCCTGTGAGGATTACATGAGGtgatatgtaaagtgctttacaaagctCCTAGGGCCATATGAATGCTTTTTATTATCtatatagtaatcataactgagcCTTTGAGAGTTAAGGATCTTTCTGAAAGCCGAGTTCAAGGGAAGAAGACCCAGGATAGAACTTTGGGGACATCCACTGCTGGTGATCCAAATAAGGGACATGGAGGGGAAGGTAGTCCTATGGGAGAATAAGCAACATTTTGAAAACTAAGGGAAGAGAATATCCAGGAAGGAAGCGGTTAACAGTGTCCAGAGCTGCCTGCaattcaagaaggatgaagacatGAGATTTGGCACCCAAGAGACTGTGCCAGCCTTGGAGGGTGAAGCTTTAGGCTAGGGTTGCAGTTTCAGCGATAAGGTTGGAAGTTAGATGGAAAGTGGATGAGGGGTGAGTGGGAGGTGAGGAAGTGGAGGCTGCAAGCATACATAGATATCTTTTTCTTGGAATTGGGTAGGAGTGATATAGGAAGACAAGCTGGAGAGGAAGGCAAAGTCAAGTGAGGCTTTTGTAAGGATAGGAGAGACCTGGGCACATTAGTAGGCATCAGAGAAAAAGCCAGGAGATAAAGGGATGTGAAAGATGAGAGAGGAAAGGGCTGCCTGAAGGAAGGAGCGACATCAAAAAGGAAACGAGAGGGGAGATTGTCAAGGGACCTTTGCAAGGAGATCACCTCTTCGATAGAACCTGGAGCCACAGAAGAGAGACCGGGCatgccctccccactccccctacATACACAGTGGAAGAGTTTCCCTGAATAGCTTTCCTTGTCTTTAGGACCCACAGGCTCTTGGTGAATGGCCACGGTACCAATCGCCCAGGATCCTGTCTGGAAAGGGTTACTTCAGAGCAGtttaggaaatggcaaagcaaagGCTCTCCAATTCTGCCCTCATGGCTTAGTGACAGAGTCAGGGATAAAATCCTTATCACCTGATTCGATCTTCTTTCCAAGACTGTTGAGAGGCAGGGTGGCACATGGCAGATAGAGAGTCAGTCTTTAaaccaggaagaactgggttcaagtcctgcttctgacatatacGATACAATCTTGCAGAAGACACATATGCTTTAGGCAACTCTTTAAATTGCAGAGTATTTGCCATTATAAGTGGCAGTTTTGCAATTTATTGCAATTATAAGTCCAGATCTGCATATAATGGATGAGAAGTTGTGATTATAAGTTGCAAAGATGCCATCCTATAGTGGTACAGATTAGAAATTCCCCAGAGTTCCCTAAACTGATGAAAACACAGGTGCAGGCTTTGCCCCTTTCACGaggtttagagctgaaaaggacctcagagcaAAGGCCACAGAGGGAGCTTAGAATTCAATCCAATAATCattcattaaatgtctactatttgCAAAGCAGCATGATGTATGTCAGATAGAAGTCTGACTGAAATAAAGCAGACCAAGGGCagttagcacagtggattgagagccagggctagagacaagaggtcctaggttcaaatctagcctcagacacttcccagctgtgtgaccctgtgcaagtcacttgacccccattgcctagcccttactgctcttctgccttggaaccaatacacagtgttgattccaagatggaaggtaggggtttaaaaaaatcatccattgacacagctgtgtgaccctgggcaagtctcagggagggagggggcaTCTGGCCTTGAGTGGTAGCTGTGAGAAGGATTCAAATGGAACTGGCCATCAGAAAAGAGTAGGAAATGCAATACtatgattttaaattatatacaatgaaccattaagcatttattaagcacctactgtgtggcagaagagacaaaaagagaacaGCTCCAGCGTTCGAGGAGTTTGGAATCTATCATATACACAGGTAGGTAAATGCAAAGAAAGAGACAGTGGTTTAGCGGGTTCCGGTCCCATCTTGACACCTGTTAGTTCTGTTGTtatttgttcaggcatttttcagttgtgttggaCTTTTCCTGACCCTACTTGGAGTGTTCTTGGCAGAAATAGGGAATGGTTTGCTAttctctctccagctcattttacagataagaaacctgaagccaagggggttaagtgacttggacaggGTCGCACAGCCGGgaggtgtctaaggccagatttgagcatgggccttcctgattccaagcctggtgctctatccttgaaccatctagctgtccctactCGTTCTGTggccctggataaatcacttgtTCTAAGCACTCTCAGAAAAGGTTCTGCCCTGGGTTGATGGAGTGAATTTGCTCGCTTGAGCGAGATCACACGCTCAGCCCCTATCGGGGTCACGGGGGGAGTGGGGAGGCACTAGTGGAAAGAGGCAGGCGCCGACTCCGAGTTGCTCTTCTTCCTCAGGGGAGAGAGTgttccctatgccaatggagTCCCAGGGCTAGGCTCCCCTCCACCCCGGGAACATGCCTGAGGCTAGGCTCTCAGGCCAGGAAGGGGCCTTCACTGGAGGCCAGACAAGAAGCCTCTTGCTCAGTCATGGGCTGACTTATTGGCTTGGCCCTCACGGGTCACCGCGAGAGGAAGCTGGTCTTCCAGCTTGCACGGCGCCCTTCTGGCTCCATCCTCACGGAGCGCTGGGAATCCCAAGGATGCTGGCCCCAAGGCCttctgggagggagggagccaGGGACCAGGCCCGCAGCTGTGGGAAGAGGGCCTGGAACGGAGCAGCCGGCCgtcagaggggaggaggaagcgTCCCGGCTGCTGAGTCACGACTGGCATTTTGCAGACAGTGGCTGACGCTGGGAGCCCAGAAGAGGGATGACTCAGCTGAGGTGAGAGGCTAGGGGAAGGGGAGGCGGGGGAGACCAGGGGAGGGCACAGGGCAGCGTGACTCACTGGCCTGACCACTGTCCGCACGCCTCGGAGACTCGCCGCTCTTCTGGCGCGGGCCATCCCAGGCCCTGGAGACGCTGTGCCTCGTAGGAAGCCCCGGGCCGGGACCAGTGTCCCAGCATGTGCCGCTGCCTCCAGCACCCAGCGTGGAGTCAGGACGTCACAGAGACCTTCCTGGCCAGCGAGCCAACCCACTCacttaacaaataaggaaaccagAGCCCAGAGATTTCCGTGGCTTGTGCCGTGGCCATCCAGCTAGAAAGCGGGGGTCGTGGCCCTCGATCTTGCCTTTTCCCAGacacagtttctttttcttttaagtttattgCTGCTTCATTTTTACAATACAAATATTCCTCCATTACTCCCCACTTGGTGGAGGGTTTTTGTTATTAGTAAACAATTCTAGCTTTTAAGGACAAATTATGTACACATCCTCAAACCAGATTGGACTCTGTGACTGTGTGGtgcttcaattaaaaaaaaaatatatatatatatatatacatggataGTATAAATAGAGCACcagccctagagtcaggaggacccgagttcaaatgttgcctctgttacttcctagcagtatgaccctgggcaagtcacttaaccctgattgcctagcctttgatgctcttccaccttagaattgatactaagacagcaGGTTAGAGTttaaaatacatatgtgtgtgtgtttgtatgtaaatttatatctatatctttctgtctcaggatcagttctaagaagagtagcaagggctaggcaattgggattaagtgtcttgcccagggtcacacaactaggaagtgtctgagaccagatttgatctcagatcctCCCTGCTCCTGGCCTGACTTACTTCTATTGGGCTACCCAACTACCCTAAGGCCCGGAGTCTTAAAGACATAAGATCTTAGATGTGAAAGGGACACTAGCGAGACTATAGTCCAAAgccctctttttacagattaagaaactgaggccaagagaaggaaagagctaggtggcagagtagatggGAGCACTAGAGTAGGCGTCAGTAGAAAGACTGAATTTAAATCTTTTCTCTTTGCAAGTCTTATTTTCTCTCGAATTCATTTTCCTGACGATAGTGCCAGCCTTACAGGGCTATTATGAGGATGAAATCAAACAGCATGTGTTAAAacactttggaaaccttaaagcactttcATAGCTTAGCATAAATACTATtgattatttgtattattatttgcTCAAAGACACCTAGGAAATCAGTGGCAGAGGTGGGACTGGAACTTGGACCTCATGACTCATTTTAAGAGTTCATTCTCCCCACAGCCTCCCACCTCCTCACCCTCACTGTTTTgttccttaaacccttaccttctgttttgggaTTAATGCAAGTttaggttccaaagcagaattgCGGTAAGGGCTTGCCAaaggaagtaaagtgacttgcccaaagtcacacagccagga encodes:
- the KCNS1 gene encoding potassium voltage-gated channel subfamily S member 1 gives rise to the protein MVSESPSGRWRPGLPGEALNVNVGGVRRRLSPRALAQFPDTRLGRLQAAASEEQARQLCDDYDPNKREFYFDRHPGFFLCLLHFYRTGRLHVLEELCVFAFGQEAEYWGLGDCFLAACCSGRYHERRLERHRRSWDEESDVSSVDTSPDEISDFNQDLQRYRAVRCGQLRKRLWLTMENPGYSLPSKLFSCVSIGVVLVSIAAMCIHSMPDHQDQDEDVTEPPTVLQCLEYFCIAWFSFEVASRLLLAPSLPRFFRHPLNLIDIVSVLPFYLTLLVSTMLGRSSNLGSLGKVVQVFRLMRIFRVLKLARHSTGLRSLGATLKHSYREVGILLLYLAVGVSVFSGVAYTAEREEGDGFDTIPACWWWGTVSMTTVGYGDVVPVTVAGKLAASGCILGGILVVALPITIIFNKFSHFYRRQKALEAAVRNSDQREPSLSVDASSTEDGASQASNETSREENFPEPKSQAPEVSPTS